TCGAACTAtctgttggagaaatcgaataatagcacctgtttagcaattcagaaataaacaagctacaacaaagcctaacaattctttttcccttttgtgtaatcaaataggcagccaaaacaattgagcatcaaacaatcaaagaaacagagagcaggacaccaagattttacgtggaaaacccaaattaggtaaaaaccacgggacacttcggccacttaaatcatccactatatcaaatgggtatacaatgtagttcaatacaagcctagaggtaatctaacaaaagttatcaattgacctcatcctaacttgtcattcacatacattatcatcatcattaaagatggctaaccaaatggagaagagataaaggaaatcagaagaagaacctgctattgcaatggaggaattgctgcttcaatggaggaagaactgctggaagagagagagagagaaaaaaccaCCCAaaaaactgctgtgtttttttttccttaattaaatatgccctaatgggctttattaatttgttaggcccagctgccaaatgagctgacccaacaaatctcccccgtcagcgcaacttcgcgggctccaataaacccgctctctcccgacaatcttcaaacttgtccttaggcaaggatttcgtaaacatatcggcaccattctcacttgtatgaatcttctccaagttcagctcttttgcctcaagcacatcacgtatccaatgatatctcacgtcgatgtgtttggatctcgaatgaaaagctgaattctttgagagatgaatggcactttgactgtcgcaaaacaaaataaacttctcttgcttttggcccaactcttgtaggaacttcttcatccataacacctctttacatgcctcagtagctgcaatatactcagcttctgtagtagacaaagcaacacacttttgtaaccttgactgccacgaaacagcaccgcctgcaaaggtaaccaaaaaacctgatatagattttcttgaatcaacatcaccctccatatcagaatctgtaaagccttccaaaataggagtatcacttccgaagcataaacgtgctttcgaagagcctcgaagatatctgagaatccacttaacagccaaccaatgttcttctccagggttggagagataccgactaacaacaccaactgcgtgtgctatgtccggtcttgtacataccatggcatacataagactaccaactgcagaggcataatgtacattcttcatttcatctttctctttctcacttgtaggacattgtttagaacttaacttgaaatgacttgcaagtggaactgaaaccggttttgcatttttcattgcaaacctctcaagtaccttctcaatgtacttctcctgtgataggcaaagtgttctgttctttctgtctcttgtgatttccatgcctaTGATCTGtttcactgaacccaaatccttcatcgcaaaagacttgttcaactcccttttgagcttctcaattttcgcaatatcttgcccaacaatcaacatatcatcaacatagagcagaagaataacatactcatcaacaccgtatctcttgatgaaaacacaatgatcagaagtagtcttactgtacccatttgTTTCCATgaaagagtcaaatttcctgtaccattgtctaggcgcttgcttgagcccatacaagcttttcTTCAACCTACAGACAAGGTCTTCTTTACATTTAACTTTGAAACCTtcaggttgttccatatagatttcttcctccaagtcaccatggagaaatgcagtcttcacatccagttgttcaatttccaaatcttgactagcagccaatgctaacacaactctgatggatgacctcttcacaaccggtgagaagatctcttcaaaatcaatcccctttttctgtccaaagcccttcacaaccagtcttgctttgtatcgaggttgtgagctattctcttggtgcttcaacttgaatacccacttgtttTTCAATGTCTTCTTTCCTCTcggaagtttcaccaagtcataagtctcgttctcttgcaaataatttatctcttcttgcattgccaccgaccacttgttcttgttttcatgagacaatacttcttgataggtttctggttctcccccgtcagtcaacatcacatactcattgggaggatacctactagaaggttgtcgctgcctactagatcttctaatatactgatcatcaggtggctctagagaactatcatcatcttgttcagcttcctctgttggctcagcatcaactaaaggagtctcatcaacctcaacttgggcattctccacatcattgggctgtgattgtggtgtacgaatcctaccattgtcAGGCAATTCATTCTCTGTAGACTTCggcttttcctttttctcaaagtcttcaatggtctgatcttcaaagaacACCACATCTttgcttctaatgagtttcttgttaaccggatcctaacatcggtacccaaatactccgtggccatacccaataaagatacactgtctcgtcttgctatcaagcttagctctctcatctcgaggaacatgaacaaacactttacaaccaaaaactctcaagtgatcataagagacgtctttacctttccaaactctttctggaacgtcgccatctaaaggacttgagggtgaaaggtttatcagatcaaccgctgtcttcattgcctctccccaaaaggattttggcaacttagcatgagacaacatacacaaaattctctcattgatagacctgttcatcctctctgcaactccattctgttgaggtgtttttggcacagtcttcaTAAGCTTGATCCCATGTcttttacagtattccacaaatggtcctctgtattcgccaccattgtccgaacgaacacatttcaacttcttcccagtttctctctccacttcagcatgaaacaacttgaagtaatccaatgcttgatccttagtcttcaaacaatatgcccacaccttccttgatcaatcatcgataaaagtgatgtaataatgagcaccacctaaagtcaaggaatccataaaacatatgtctgtgtgaaccatatctaggatattgggcttcctagatggagagaaacttttgaaggaaaccctatgttgcttaccaactaagcaatctgtgcatgtcttcaaatctgtggactttaagccctggagatcgattgtcttggagagaactcgcatgccattctgacttaagtgaccaagtctcttatgccaaagctgtgatgaacaatcattaactgcatttgcttctccaccataagacttagtctctgtcacataaagagaaccgaccttctttcctttagctatcaccaaagaccccttagtgagtttccattttccttcaccaaagtaactatgatagccctcatcatcaagaataccagtagagatcaaattcatccgaatatcaggaacatgtcgaacattcttcaaaagtagcttgcacgaagtattagtatccaaacagacatctcgttttccaacaatcttacacgtaacatggtttcccaacgtcactgaaccaaactgtccactagtgtaagaagcaaatatatcacaacgattggtgacatgataagaagcacctgagtctaccacccattgtgtatcttgagaaacaaggttgatactatcattgtcgtaaacaatatcgatgtcgttaccacacacatctgcaaccttactacttccatcttgcttattctccttttgttcccgcttcaaagatctgcactgatacttcttgtgtcctggattgccacaatgataacatgtaatctcttttctcgagctagatgttccccgtgacctgtTTGAACTTCCActgcgattctttggagttttacttttacttctaccccttttctcagtcacgaacacctgacttggagtcgagaagccctgttcttttcttctagcctcttcattcaacacgctctctttcatcattttcaaagtgagcttaccttgtggaacataattggtaattgaaaccacaagtgtttcccaactatcaggcagagaattaatcaaacacatagcatgaagctcatcatcaaatttcattcctatcgcagccaactcatttagaatcccctgaaaagcatttagatgctcagacatagaagacacatcttgatatttcaacgagcaaagcttcctaaatagaaatgctctgttttgagtgttgttcttctcatacagctcactcaaaatagttcacactttatgagcattaacctcagtagccacatgttgatacacactgttgtcaacccattgcctaattttaccaactgcctttatgttcagcttcttccaatctccatctgtcatagcctctggtttgcctttatcacccaaaatagtgtcttcataatcataattacacaataagtcctccattcgtgacttccagattgtgtaattggtagctgtgagtttgatcattgttccattactgctcaacgattcttccatttgaattatacaagaatcaccaccaaacgaactcagctctgataccacttgttggagaaatcgaataatagcacctgtttagcaattcagaaataaacaagctacaacaaagcctaacaattctttttcccttttgtgtaatcaaataggcagccaaaacaattgagcatcaaacaatcaaagaaacagagatcaggacaccaagattttacgtggaaaacccaaattaggtaaaaaccacgggacacttcggccacttaaatcatccactatatcaaatgggtatataatgtagttcaatacaagcctagaggtaatctaacaaaagttatcaattgacctcatcataacttgtcattcacatacattatcatcatcattaaagatggctaaccaaatggagaagagataaaggaaatcagaagaagaacctgctattgcaatggaggaattgctgcttcaatggaggaagaactgctggaagagagagagagaaaaaaccaCCCAaaaaactgctgtgttttttttttccttaattaaatatgccctaatgggctttattaatttgttaggcccagctgccaaatgagctgacccaacactATCAAAGATTTTACCATTGGAGGCATTTACCTAAAAAAAGTTTATTCCATCTGTTTTATGTAACATGgcaatacattttattttatttttaattacaccTGGCATATTAATTCCATCAAACAAAATCCTTGGTTTCTTTCTCCACGTTCTCACTTTTCCTTCCTTACTATCTTttctcccattttttttttcaatgactGGTTGTTTCGTAAGATAAGTTCGTTCGATAAGTTTCAACTGATTTTTGTTTACCCTTATCTTCCTCGCTCTTATAGTACCCATCGCACCATCTAAGCGTAGAGACGCTAGAGAAATCAAGCATAGAAGAATGCCAGAAGATGTCATAGGTCCAACATTCACGGGCACCTTCAATGAAGCCTAGTAAGCGTTGCTGGATCAGTGATTCCAAGGAACTCTTGCGTATTCCGATGAGGAAGGAGACGCCGGTGCCAGAGGCCAATATATGGTGAGATCGAATGACATGAAAGTCTCAATTGTGGAGGAATTGTCGTCCGTCTACAAATTCATTGCTGGAAACGATAATTTGTCATTGAAAATAGGGATAATGATAAGGTTAGATAAAATCACAATCATTAGTTACTTTATTTGGAAAAgagatgaaataatattattgattgaatgagTGTTTTTTAAGAGaatgattgaaataatattattgattgaatgagTAATCTTACACTagtttatctatatatataatagtaatagaaaaaataactaatttgagAAAACTTAGAAATTAGTTATTGTATTTAGCCTAATTAgtaagagataaataaataatttctcttatttatttaatacattatcATCCCATTCAAACGAGAAGGTGAGATACAAACCGTGAGCTAGCTACGTAAAAAACCGTGAGCTAGCTACATAAAAGGGCAAATTGATGAGAAGAAAGACCTTTGAtgaagatatcagccacttgatCTTCAGTATGAATGTACTGGATGAGTAGTTGTTTACGAGCAACTTTTTCTCGAACAAAGTGAAAATCAATTTCGATATGTTTTGTGCGAGCATGAAATACCGAGTTTGTTGATAAGAAAGCGacaccaatattatcacaccatagaaccggagaagaagaaagtgaaacttGAAGTTCACTAAGTAGAGATTGAATCCAACAAAGATCAACAGTTGTATATGCAAGAGCACGGTATTCAGATTCAGTACTAGAGTGAGCAACTACTTGTTGTTTCTTAAAATTCTAAGAAATAAGGTTGTCacctaaaaaaatacaaaatccagttGTTGACCGACGATCATCAGGACATCCTGCCTAGTCAGCATCAAAGTAGACAGCAAGAGTGAATTGAGAATTTGGACGAAGAAAGATTCCATGACGAGGAGTATAACAAACATATTGAAGAATACGTTTAACCGCTCCCCAATGAGAAGATGTGAGAGTTTGCATGAATTGATAAGCTCAATTGACAACAAAGGCTAACTCATGACGAATTAGTGTAAGATATTGTAGAGCCCCTACTATACTCCGATAGAGAAACGAATCAGATAAATGATCACGATCATGTTAGAAAGAGATGAACCAGCATAGACGGGAGTGTGTAATGTCTTTTCTTGAAGTATATCAACCCGAGTGAGAATATCGTCAATATATTTggattgagaaagaaataaacCATCTTTGGTATGAATGACTTTTATTCAAAGAAAGTAATGTAATTAACTTAAATCTTTAACCgtgaataatttgtttaattgaaatataatttttattagaaacGATTAAGAGTTGCATACGAGAATAATCTCGTCCacatatattaaaaactatGCGGTTATTTAAGGTGAATGATACATAAAGAGAGCCGTGTCAAATTTcgattctatgaaatcaagagATAGTAGAGTAGTCCGACAAAATAGAATGATgtgtattatatattaattccaTAGCTCgcctcacacacacacacattaCACATACAacatattgataatttatttgcACACAAAAGAAAAGAGAACAAAACAAAATACGCCATAttgatataaatgaatttttgttTCAGCCGGAGATGTGGATGGTCTTGATCTCCTGCTTCTTCTCCGGCTCCTTGGGTACAGTGACCGTGAGGACGCCGTTGTCCATAGTAGCATTGATCTGTTCCACCTTGGCGTTCTCCGGCAGCCTGAAGCGGCGGAGGAACTTGCCGCTGCTCCTCTCAACTCGGTGCCACTTATCGTTCTTGTCCTCCTGCTCTCTGCTCCTCTCGCCGCTGATCTGGAGAACCTTTCCATCTTCCAACTCCACTTTCACCTCCTCCTTCATCAGCCCGGGCAGATCCGCCTTGAACACGTGCGCCTCCGCTGTCTCCTTCCAGTCGATCCTTGCGTTGGCGAAGGCAGAGGTCTCGCGGGCGGAGGACGGAACATTATCCAGTACTGAACTCGAGAAAGGGAAACCCTCGAAGATGTCGAGACTTGAAAAGGGGTCGAagatgttgcttcttggaccgCTGAAAATGCTTGGAATTAGCGCCATTAATTAATAGATTGGATGATATATTCGTTTTCTGAATGATTATGGAAAGTGTTTGTAAAAATGCTTAGGAATGATGTTGAAGACTCACGATAGAAAGTGtttatatagataataataGGAGCTGGAAGAGACATGTAGATAATTCTAGGGCCTTCTTTAGTATTCTCATTTGTTCTGGTTGGCTTATAATACTCTACACGTGTCTCCTTTTTTATAAGCAGATGTTTCTATACATTTCAatcactttattattttttttactttaatgattctcattaaattttaattttgatttatatatttcaatctatgccataattaaattgaaactcatatcaatacattacaaaataaaaacatacatTCTCTTAGACAAATGACTGACCATACATATTAAGCTTCAGGAAGACACATAATTTTGTCAATTTAATATCTATGACAAtctttatgaatttaaaaataaataattaaataacattttgttttaatatatttttgggatgatatagttttaacatttttaatttttaatttttttaatttgtttaacaaTATAGTCCATTAATCATCGAAATCagcttatatatttttttcttttctcaaagctcatttttttatatatattttgggaggaaatttgatgaaatggccctcataagaggtctaattccaaaaaagcCCACGGTagataaagttggcaaaaagggcctttTTGTCCTGTAAAAAGTCTGTAATACCCCTCGCGCGCCTgttttaccgctcaattacgagaaatgtattttttgcatttggtatttctcgcatttggtgctcaattacgagaaatgtatttctcgcatttgatatttctcgcatttggtatttctcgcctttggtatttctcgcatttggtatatatatattgagattcaaacatttgtaaaatatatgaaaacggCTAGGGTTTTGAATCGATCTACAATAAACTACGAAAAACAATCTCCAATGGAGGACGCGATCGCGGTGCATTCATCTCTGGATATCAGATTAACACACATACATGATGACGACTCAAGACAAGAACGCCTTATCATCGGAGGCTCCACTTGCCCCCGTCACCGTCGAACGCAATGTTCGCTCCGACCTCGACACCAAACTTCCAAAGCCTTGTATGTATTCTCTAGCTAGATCttgttctttcaaattattaaatctttgaGATTGGGTCTTTCATCAAATATGCAGACTTGGCTAGATAGGTCAACTGGGTTTGAAGGAAATGGTTGGTATTATATGAGATTAGAAATTTGAATCCCTAAAGTTGGATCTTTTCTCGCTGTgattaattgagtttttttcatttcttctttAGTTCTAAGGGTTTTCGTCTTATGTATACAGGATAAAATGAATCACCAAAGATGCTATAACAACAGACAAGGAACGAATCCGGGAGATACACTGCCGGAAAAGGTGGATGTAAGTATCGAGATGTTTCTTAGGTTGCTGGTTGTTGGATTTCTACAAAAGTAAATTTGATTGTCTTACATATACTTTAGATATTCATACTCTTGTGTTTTATCTGCAAATTAATCACAGACCTACTGAAAATGTTGATCTTGATAATGTAGAACAAGCTTCATTGAATACACAATTGTCATCTTCTAATATTGGATTTAGATTTCTCCAAAAGATGGGTTGGAAAGGAAAAAGTCTTGGAAAGGATGAACAAGGtaaataaacatcaattctcctATTGAAGTAGATTGGTTATAATATGTTATAGCAAGGTTTTATGGGTGAACTAGCTCTCAACATAGACACGAGAATTGAACATTTCTTCAGGAACTTCATTGTTTGTGCATCTGTTATGTTTTCTCTATCAAATAATTGGgtagtaaattattttttcggtTTATATTAAGGAATAATTGAGCCAATAAGGTCTGGTATGCGGGATGCAAAATTAGGAATTGGAAAACAggaagaggatgatttttatacTGCTGAAGAAAATATCCAAAGGAAGAAACTTGACGTGGAGTTAGAGGAGACAGAGGAGATTGCTAAGAAATGAGAGGTATGCTTTTTGCAGTTTGTATGTGTGTATACCCGGATAATTGTTGCTTGATgcttgcttttttttttttacaaaaccaACATTTATTAGCAGAAGGCAGcacatatttcttttatatgtgTATCTTTTGAGGGGAATTGATATCATCAAGTTTGGAAGGTCTTGAGAATTTCGTACAGTTTTTATTACCTGATTGCTTGCTTCTACTGCCAAGGTCCAAGAATCTGCAAAACAAGCTAAGCCAAAAAGGGAGGCAATTGTTTTTCCTTGTTACTTCTGTTGGGACTCTTGTCATTGTTGTTTCCTAATTAGGCAGTTTCTTATGTTGGCCAGATTTCAAACAGTAGCTCGACAAAGAAGAAGGCAAAGATTCCAATAGCTTCAGTTTTCGGGAATGATAGTGACGAAGAACAGTGAAATATGTTTGTTGGGTTGAACCCGAATCTGTTTAAGTTTGTAAACTATTACTGTCTTTATGTCTCTCTTTTGCATCATCTTTAAGCAAACACTATGTCAATTACAGTTTATTTATGGAGTTTTTACAGTCGGATTGTTGAGTgaaaattatagtttatttgtGGAGTTTTACAGTCAGTTTCtatccaaatatttattatttttttgctaaACTCATTATGTTATTAAGACCGCAGGCTGAAAAATACCTGTTTTGAAATACTTTTATGAATATGAAAACCGAAATCAGATGATAATTGACAAATCGTTGTCTGGTTTCATTTTACGAGTACAAATTTATAAGCATTTTTCATCATAAAACATGCACAATCTCTTAAAGTGATAGCTAAAATATCCTTTATAAAAgatacataattttctttatttcatgtCAATCCGACAGACTCATGCTTCAACAACTATAATCTTAATGGAATCATGTCAATAAGAGGCTAACTTTGGAGAAATTAAGAGGCTAACTATGGGCCTTGATAAGAACACAAAAACTCCTTGCGACTTTTGATTTGTCCTGTAAGAATTGTtgacattatatatattggtattagatataaactttttaaccatctgttttatttatttcacattTTCTTGACTAGATGTTTTACATATTTGAATAACATGTTTGGTATGACCCAAAATTGAAAGCACTCACATACATCAACATTCATAAATATGTTATGCgtatcacaagaattgaaaggGTATATGATTCTAATCTCAGTTGTgaatcaaaaaacaaaattgaaaagttttttaaaagcAAAAGAGTCCCCCGACTTTATCAGACAATAGCATTGGCAGCACTTGCAAATTTTAGGCCATAAATCAGCACATTCCTTCCCAATTGGATCAGTAATGGCAGAACCTGGTTTTTTTTACCATCAAATAAATAATGGTGAGTGAATGAATGAGGCCTAAAGATGATAtagtaatttaacacattttgagacattttttaCCTTTCATTTCTCCCTTAGGATTCACTATCACACCAGCATTATCTGCATAgtaacaacatatttatcaaccaagatatttacatattacaatcaacaaatttcatatataaaaaaaattgtgttgtGATTGTTCAAAATGGAGAAGACCAAGAAGTATGTAAGACTTTGAACGCAAATAAGTGAGTATAGTATTTCTAAATACATCATTCATCATACCATAAACTCTATTCATTATCCCTAATACTCTTTCTTTAATATCTTAGTGGGTATATACAATACCCAAATACCCTTGAAAACTAATactaaagaaaaattatttttaaatcctcAACATTGAGAGTTTGTCATACAAAAGTGAATTGCAATGAAGAAGGGGGTTAAAGGCATTGTGATGATGAAGTGAGACATGACAACCAATCAAAAAGTCAAATTGTACACTAACTAAATGACACTTTAATTGTCAAAACAGATATTTGATTATGATGAGCTTTGTTTGGTTAAGTTGTTTACTTGTGGAAATGTGCATGCTTTTCAAATTGTTTGATTTGCCCTAGTTGTAATCAAATAAGGGATTGTATCAATTAGATCGT
This is a stretch of genomic DNA from Impatiens glandulifera chromosome 4, dImpGla2.1, whole genome shotgun sequence. It encodes these proteins:
- the LOC124936963 gene encoding 18.1 kDa class I heat shock protein-like, with translation MALIPSIFSGPRSNIFDPFSSLDIFEGFPFSSSVLDNVPSSARETSAFANARIDWKETAEAHVFKADLPGLMKEEVKVELEDGKVLQISGERSREQEDKNDKWHRVERSSGKFLRRFRLPENAKVEQINATMDNGVLTVTVPKEPEKKQEIKTIHISG